A single region of the Streptomyces vilmorinianum genome encodes:
- a CDS encoding DUF6081 family protein, translating to MLFEDDFHEDWAAPGRAARWRLRPLPWLAQGDARVTTPGNGDGLWVESGYGTGQGEQPAFSREPAGQEGAAHLRWAAFAEPEARGPGLFRAEAELSARVLAADRHPDGDGPACAMAALICVDMASGLAFDFALTNGFVWALYERLPRPGAAHGSFAYAVPVAPRTPEAWHRCAVEVDASAGRARWLLAGEEVFAVDRTGLELDARRYGRHLERSTPGPRSEVVPDRLALGLGLLATRAYGQGVRLRARRVALAEGAGYCSP from the coding sequence ATGCTGTTCGAGGACGACTTCCACGAGGACTGGGCCGCGCCGGGGCGGGCGGCCCGCTGGCGGCTGCGGCCGCTGCCGTGGCTCGCGCAGGGCGACGCCCGGGTGACCACGCCCGGCAACGGCGACGGGCTGTGGGTGGAGTCCGGGTACGGCACGGGGCAGGGGGAACAGCCCGCGTTCAGCAGGGAGCCTGCGGGTCAGGAGGGGGCGGCGCACCTGCGGTGGGCCGCGTTCGCGGAGCCCGAGGCGCGTGGGCCGGGGCTGTTCCGGGCGGAGGCGGAGCTGTCGGCGCGGGTCCTCGCCGCGGACCGGCACCCGGACGGGGACGGGCCGGCGTGCGCCATGGCCGCGCTGATCTGCGTGGACATGGCCTCGGGCCTTGCGTTCGACTTCGCGCTGACGAACGGGTTCGTGTGGGCGCTGTACGAGCGGCTGCCGCGCCCCGGTGCGGCGCACGGCTCCTTCGCGTACGCCGTGCCGGTGGCGCCCCGCACCCCGGAGGCGTGGCATCGCTGCGCGGTCGAGGTGGACGCGTCGGCGGGGCGGGCCCGCTGGCTGCTCGCGGGCGAGGAGGTGTTCGCCGTGGACCGCACGGGCCTGGAGCTCGACGCCCGCCGGTACGGCCGTCACCTGGAGCGTTCCACGCCGGGGCCGCGCTCCGAGGTGGTCCCTGACCGGCTGGCGCTCGGCCTGGGGCTGCTCGCGACGAGGGCGTACGGCCAGGGGGTGCGGCTGCGGGCCCGCCGCGTGGCACTGGCCGAGGGCGCCGGTTATTGCTCGCCCTGA
- a CDS encoding ketosynthase chain-length factor encodes MSTPSHTPDRDRPVVVTGLGVAAPGGIGTERFWKALLTGENAIGELSRFDASRYPSRLAGQIDDFEASDHLPGRLLPQTDVSTRYALAAADWALADAGVGPEAGFEDYDLGVVTSTAQGGFDFTHREFHKLWNQGPEYVSVYESFAWFYAVNTGQISIRNSMRGPSAALVGEQAGGLDAIGHARRTIRRGTRLVLSGGVDSALDPWGYASQLAGGLVSTVADPERAYLPFDADASGHVPGEGGAVLIVEDADSARERGAERIYGEIAGYAATFDPAPGSGRPPALGRAAELALAQAGLTPGDIDVVFADGAGVPELDRAEAEALGRLFGPYGVPVTAPKALTGRLCAGGGPADLAAALLALRDQVIPATGRTARVPDAYRLDLVTGQPREAALSTALVLARGRHGFNSAVVLTTHRP; translated from the coding sequence ATGAGCACCCCGTCGCACACCCCTGACCGCGATCGACCGGTCGTCGTCACCGGTCTCGGCGTCGCCGCGCCCGGCGGCATCGGCACCGAGCGCTTCTGGAAGGCGCTGCTGACCGGCGAGAACGCCATCGGCGAGCTGTCCCGCTTCGACGCCTCGCGCTACCCGTCCCGGCTGGCCGGACAGATCGACGACTTCGAGGCCTCCGACCACCTGCCCGGCAGGCTGCTGCCCCAGACCGACGTCTCCACCCGCTACGCGCTCGCCGCCGCCGACTGGGCGCTGGCCGACGCGGGCGTGGGCCCCGAGGCGGGGTTCGAGGACTACGACCTGGGCGTCGTCACCTCCACCGCGCAGGGCGGCTTCGACTTCACCCACCGGGAGTTCCACAAGCTGTGGAACCAGGGGCCCGAGTACGTCAGCGTGTACGAGTCGTTCGCCTGGTTCTACGCCGTCAACACCGGCCAGATCTCCATCCGCAACAGCATGCGTGGCCCCAGCGCCGCGCTGGTCGGGGAGCAGGCCGGCGGCCTCGACGCGATCGGCCACGCCCGGCGCACGATCCGCCGCGGCACCCGGCTGGTGCTCAGCGGCGGCGTCGACTCCGCGCTCGACCCCTGGGGGTACGCCTCGCAGCTCGCCGGCGGCCTGGTCAGCACGGTCGCCGACCCGGAGCGCGCCTATCTGCCCTTCGACGCCGACGCCTCCGGCCATGTTCCCGGCGAGGGCGGCGCGGTCCTCATCGTCGAGGACGCCGACTCGGCGCGCGAGCGCGGGGCCGAGCGGATCTACGGCGAGATCGCCGGCTACGCCGCGACCTTCGACCCGGCGCCCGGCTCCGGCCGGCCGCCCGCCCTCGGCCGGGCCGCCGAACTCGCTCTCGCCCAGGCGGGCCTGACGCCCGGTGACATCGACGTGGTGTTCGCCGACGGCGCGGGCGTCCCCGAGCTCGACCGGGCCGAGGCCGAGGCGCTCGGCCGGCTCTTCGGCCCGTACGGCGTGCCCGTGACCGCGCCCAAGGCCCTCACCGGGCGCCTGTGCGCCGGCGGCGGCCCCGCCGATCTCGCGGCCGCCCTGCTCGCCCTGCGCGACCAGGTGATCCCGGCGACGGGCCGCACCGCGCGCGTGCCCGACGCCTACCGGCTCGACCTGGTGACCGGGCAGCCCCGCGAGGCAGCCCTGAGCACCGCCCTGGTCCTGGCCCGCGGCCGCCACGGCTTCAACTCGGCCGTCGTCCTCACCACCCACCGACCCTGA
- a CDS encoding MBL fold metallo-hydrolase — translation MTGVTAGVTADARTGDRTGARTGTRSTVPPELTEVADGVFSYVQPDGGWCLNNAGLVVSGDRAALVDTAATEARARALREAVLSVAPAAPQVLVNTHFHGDHTFGNFVFPESLVVGHERARTEMTEAGLHLTGLWPDVEWGDLELVPPALTFRDRLTLHIGEKTAELLHLGPAHTSNDTVLWLPAARVLFTGDLVMNGVTPFCPMGSVAGSLEALDTMRALAPEVVVTGHGPVAGPGVFDETEGYLRLLQDLAQQGLAEGLDPVELARRTDLGGYARWLDAERLVPNLFRAYAEEQGEPRGSRVDMSDLFARMVEYHGGLPACHA, via the coding sequence ATGACCGGAGTCACCGCCGGAGTCACCGCCGATGCTCGAACCGGCGACCGAACAGGCGCTCGAACCGGCACCCGCAGCACCGTCCCGCCCGAGCTGACGGAGGTCGCCGACGGCGTGTTCTCCTACGTCCAGCCGGACGGGGGCTGGTGCCTGAACAACGCCGGTCTCGTCGTGTCGGGCGACCGCGCCGCGCTCGTGGACACCGCGGCCACCGAGGCGCGCGCCCGGGCACTGCGCGAGGCGGTGCTCTCGGTCGCCCCGGCCGCCCCCCAGGTCCTGGTCAACACCCACTTCCACGGCGACCACACCTTCGGCAACTTCGTCTTCCCGGAGTCCCTGGTCGTCGGTCACGAACGGGCCCGTACGGAGATGACCGAAGCGGGCCTGCACCTGACGGGCCTGTGGCCGGACGTCGAGTGGGGCGACCTCGAACTCGTCCCGCCCGCACTGACCTTCCGCGACCGGCTCACCCTCCACATCGGCGAGAAGACCGCCGAGCTGCTGCACCTGGGCCCGGCGCACACGAGCAACGACACGGTGCTCTGGCTGCCGGCCGCGCGGGTGCTGTTCACCGGCGACCTGGTGATGAACGGGGTGACGCCGTTCTGCCCCATGGGCTCGGTCGCCGGCTCCCTCGAAGCCCTGGACACGATGCGCGCCCTCGCCCCGGAGGTGGTCGTCACCGGCCACGGCCCGGTCGCGGGCCCCGGGGTGTTCGACGAGACCGAGGGCTATCTGCGCCTGCTGCAGGACCTCGCCCAGCAGGGTCTCGCCGAGGGGCTCGACCCGGTCGAGCTGGCCCGCCGTACCGACCTGGGCGGGTACGCGCGCTGGCTCGACGCCGAGCGGCTCGTCCCCAACCTCTTCCGGGCGTACGCCGAGGAACAGGGCGAGCCCCGCGGTTCCCGTGTGGACATGAGCGACCTCTTCGCCCGCATGGTCGAGTACCACGGAGG
- a CDS encoding aromatase/cyclase, giving the protein MARTAATPTSTLPTSAPPTSTPTLHRSEHTVTVAAPAEALYALVADVTRWPAVFEPTVHVRHLAREGRTERFEIWAEVNGEIAHWRSRRVLDPRRLYVSFRQEHSRPPVTSMSGGWLFRRLADGRTEIVLRHRFTVAGDDPAAVARIEEALDRNSARELGALAALAETGHPVDDLVFSFTDTIPLTGAARDAYTFVERAERWAELLPHVARVTLTEPEPGVQWLEMDTVTADGSAHTTRSARICRAPEWIAYKQQRTPRLLSGHSGEWTFAQTPEGPVATARHTVAVDPTGITEVLGPDATLADARTYLREALGRNSLATLRHAAGAVGAADAAQAADAAQAAEG; this is encoded by the coding sequence ATGGCCCGCACCGCCGCCACACCCACTTCCACCCTGCCCACCTCCGCTCCGCCCACCTCCACCCCGACCCTCCACCGCAGCGAGCACACCGTGACGGTGGCGGCGCCGGCCGAGGCGCTGTACGCCCTCGTCGCCGACGTGACGCGGTGGCCCGCCGTGTTCGAGCCGACCGTGCATGTGCGGCACCTGGCCCGGGAGGGGCGGACCGAACGGTTCGAGATCTGGGCCGAGGTGAACGGCGAGATCGCGCACTGGCGCTCGCGCCGCGTCCTCGACCCGCGACGGCTGTACGTGTCCTTCCGCCAGGAGCACAGCCGCCCGCCCGTGACGTCGATGTCCGGCGGCTGGCTCTTCCGGCGGCTGGCCGACGGCCGCACCGAGATCGTGCTGCGCCACCGGTTCACCGTCGCCGGCGACGACCCGGCGGCCGTGGCCCGGATCGAGGAGGCCCTCGACCGCAACAGCGCCCGCGAACTTGGCGCCCTCGCGGCGCTCGCCGAGACCGGGCATCCGGTGGACGACCTGGTCTTCTCGTTCACGGACACGATCCCGCTCACCGGCGCCGCCCGCGACGCCTACACCTTCGTCGAGCGCGCCGAACGCTGGGCGGAGCTGCTGCCGCACGTCGCCCGCGTGACCCTGACCGAGCCCGAACCGGGCGTGCAGTGGCTGGAGATGGACACCGTGACGGCCGACGGCTCGGCCCACACCACGCGCTCGGCGCGGATCTGCCGGGCGCCGGAGTGGATCGCGTACAAGCAGCAGCGCACCCCCCGGCTGCTGTCCGGGCACAGCGGCGAGTGGACGTTCGCGCAGACCCCCGAGGGTCCGGTGGCGACCGCACGCCACACGGTCGCCGTCGACCCGACGGGCATCACCGAGGTCCTCGGCCCCGACGCCACCCTCGCCGACGCCCGCACCTACCTCCGCGAAGCCCTCGGCCGCAACAGCCTCGCCACCCTGCGCCACGCGGCCGGGGCAGTCGGGGCGGCCGACGCGGCCCAGGCAGCCGACGCGGCCCAGGCTGCTGAAGGCTGA
- a CDS encoding nuclear transport factor 2 family protein, which produces MTATAVRTDVYAQVQHFYAHQMQALDGGRFTDYAATFTEDGTFQHSPAAEPAVGRAGIVAELVEFHKRFDGDPVQRRHWFNHIALEPQADGSLRSTVYALVVTVRPGGKPEIAPSCVVHDVLEVTDEGVLTRSRLVTHDQLA; this is translated from the coding sequence GTGACCGCCACCGCTGTCCGTACCGACGTCTACGCCCAGGTCCAGCACTTCTACGCCCACCAGATGCAGGCCCTCGACGGGGGCCGCTTCACCGACTACGCGGCCACCTTCACCGAGGACGGCACCTTCCAGCACTCCCCCGCCGCCGAGCCGGCGGTCGGCCGGGCCGGGATCGTCGCCGAACTGGTGGAGTTCCACAAGCGCTTCGACGGCGACCCGGTCCAGCGCCGCCACTGGTTCAACCACATCGCCCTGGAGCCGCAGGCCGACGGCTCGCTGCGTTCCACCGTGTACGCCCTGGTCGTCACCGTCCGGCCCGGCGGGAAGCCCGAGATCGCGCCCAGCTGCGTCGTCCACGACGTCCTGGAGGTCACCGACGAGGGTGTCCTGACCCGCTCGCGCCTGGTCACCCACGACCAGCTGGCCTGA
- a CDS encoding acyl carrier protein, with amino-acid sequence MARLTLDALRTILVACAGEDDSADLSGDILDTTFEDLGYDSLALMESAARIEREFGITLDDDDVNEALTPRLLLDLVNGSEAQAA; translated from the coding sequence ATGGCACGGCTGACCCTCGACGCCCTGCGCACCATCCTCGTCGCGTGCGCGGGCGAGGACGACAGCGCCGACCTCTCCGGCGACATCCTCGACACCACCTTCGAGGACCTCGGCTACGACTCCCTCGCCCTCATGGAGAGCGCCGCACGGATCGAGCGCGAGTTCGGCATCACCCTCGACGACGACGACGTCAACGAGGCGCTCACCCCGCGCCTCCTGCTCGACCTCGTCAACGGCTCCGAGGCACAGGCCGCCTGA
- a CDS encoding 4'-phosphopantetheinyl transferase family protein, whose product MYGTVEDWARAAESRGGPPHPGDAARLRALRDDRLRRRFLASRLLLRTTLGALAGRDPDRIPLARTGLGRPYAPGLPDLDFSLSHTGSLLAVAVVRGGRVGVDAERPGRPMSVLEHRMCTPHERAGLDARGLRGTARDAELLRLWTLKEAYAKALGTGLRHPPRTFGLDPADPAGRPSLPGALSTGALSTGALSTATHTLPEGTVVSVVAFEQGSSR is encoded by the coding sequence GTGTACGGCACCGTCGAGGACTGGGCGCGGGCCGCCGAGTCCCGCGGGGGCCCGCCGCACCCCGGTGACGCCGCCCGCCTGCGCGCCCTGCGCGACGACCGGCTGCGCCGCCGCTTCCTGGCCTCCCGGCTGCTACTGCGCACCACCCTCGGCGCGCTCGCGGGCCGCGACCCGGACCGGATCCCGCTCGCCCGCACCGGGCTGGGCCGCCCGTACGCCCCCGGCCTGCCCGACCTGGACTTCAGCCTCAGCCACACCGGCTCCCTGCTGGCCGTCGCGGTCGTCCGCGGCGGCCGTGTCGGCGTGGACGCGGAACGCCCCGGCCGCCCCATGTCCGTACTGGAGCACCGGATGTGCACGCCCCACGAACGCGCCGGGCTCGACGCGCGCGGGCTGCGCGGCACCGCGCGCGACGCGGAGCTGCTGCGCCTGTGGACGCTCAAGGAGGCGTACGCAAAGGCCCTGGGCACCGGGCTGCGCCACCCGCCCCGCACCTTCGGCCTCGACCCCGCGGACCCGGCCGGACGGCCCTCCCTGCCCGGCGCCCTGAGCACCGGCGCCCTGAGCACCGGCGCCCTGAGCACCGCCACGCACACGCTGCCCGAGGGGACGGTGGTCAGCGTGGTCGCGTTCGAGCAGGGCTCCAGCCGCTGA
- a CDS encoding beta-ketoacyl-[acyl-carrier-protein] synthase family protein gives MTRRVVITGVGVRAPGGSGTKEFWDLLTAGRTATRPISFFDAAPFRSRIAGEVDFDARAEGFSPREVRRMDRATQFAVACTRDALADSGLDTGALDPSRIGVALGSAVASATSLENEYLVMSDAGREWLVDPAHLSPYMFDYLSPGVMPAEVAWAAGAEGPVTMVSDGCTSGLDSVGYAVQLIREGSADVVVAGAADTPVSPIVVACFDAIKATTPRNDDPAHASRPFDGTRNGFVLAEGAAMFVLEEYEAAKRRGAHVYAEVGGYATRCNAYHMTGLKKDGREMAESIRAALDEARLDRTAVDYVNAHGSGTKQNDRHETAAFKRSLGDHAYAVPVSSIKSMVGHSLGAIGSIEIAASILAIEHNVVPPTANLHTPDPECDLDYVPLTAREQRVDTVLTVGSGFGGFQSAMVLHRPEVAA, from the coding sequence GTGACCCGACGCGTAGTGATCACCGGGGTCGGGGTGCGCGCCCCTGGCGGCTCGGGGACGAAAGAGTTCTGGGACCTGCTCACCGCGGGCCGTACGGCCACCCGGCCCATCAGCTTCTTCGACGCCGCGCCCTTCCGCTCCCGGATCGCGGGCGAGGTCGACTTCGACGCGCGGGCGGAGGGCTTCTCCCCGCGCGAGGTCCGGCGCATGGACCGCGCCACCCAGTTCGCCGTCGCCTGCACCCGGGACGCGCTCGCCGACAGCGGCCTGGACACGGGCGCGCTCGACCCGTCCCGGATCGGCGTCGCCCTGGGCAGCGCGGTCGCCTCCGCGACCAGCCTGGAGAACGAGTACCTCGTGATGTCGGACGCCGGCCGCGAGTGGCTGGTGGACCCGGCGCACCTGTCCCCGTACATGTTCGACTACCTCAGCCCGGGGGTCATGCCCGCCGAGGTCGCCTGGGCGGCCGGCGCCGAGGGCCCGGTCACCATGGTGTCCGACGGCTGCACCTCGGGTCTGGACTCGGTCGGCTACGCCGTCCAGCTGATCCGCGAGGGCAGCGCCGACGTGGTCGTCGCGGGCGCGGCCGACACCCCCGTCTCCCCGATCGTCGTCGCCTGCTTCGACGCCATCAAGGCGACGACGCCCCGCAACGACGACCCCGCCCACGCCTCCCGGCCCTTCGACGGCACCCGCAACGGCTTCGTCCTCGCCGAGGGCGCCGCCATGTTCGTCCTGGAGGAGTACGAGGCCGCCAAGCGGCGCGGCGCGCACGTCTACGCCGAGGTCGGGGGCTACGCCACGCGCTGCAACGCGTACCACATGACAGGTCTGAAGAAGGACGGCCGCGAGATGGCGGAGTCCATCCGGGCGGCCCTCGACGAGGCCCGCCTCGACCGCACGGCCGTCGACTACGTCAACGCGCACGGCTCCGGCACCAAGCAGAACGACCGCCACGAGACGGCCGCGTTCAAGCGCAGCCTCGGCGACCACGCGTACGCGGTGCCCGTCAGCTCCATCAAGTCGATGGTGGGCCACTCGCTCGGCGCGATCGGCTCCATCGAGATCGCCGCGTCGATCCTGGCCATCGAGCACAACGTGGTCCCGCCGACGGCGAATCTGCACACGCCCGACCCCGAGTGCGACCTGGACTACGTGCCGCTCACCGCGCGCGAGCAGCGCGTCGACACCGTGCTCACCGTGGGCAGCGGCTTCGGCGGGTTCCAGAGCGCCATGGTCCTGCACCGCCCGGAGGTGGCCGCATGA